The DNA region TTACATACTATGCTTCTGTTCAAGCATGGGTCCTCATGATAATAAAGCAGGAACCATGGTCGTTGGATACGATGCAATACTTCGATGGCTGGCCAAATCAACCCATTCCGTGAGTGCATACCATTCCTTAATATATTACTGAATCTACTGGTCTTGCCAGTCTCTTTGAAGCTGAAGAGATACCACTTTACTCTCATTAGGATAAATTATCCTCCAAATGATCTAGCCCGTGGATGTTCCAGGGCATTTAAGTGCTTGGTTCTGCAGAATGGataacacttattttctaaaaTCGGTAGCTGTAGAAATCACTGCCTGCTTGTTATCAGCACATTTTCCTTCTTGTTATTTGTTATTAAATGATAAAGTTGAATGCACCCAAAAAATCATTGTCATGCAACCATGTTTATTTAGGATTTGCACCCTGTGTTCTATCAACCGTCTGGGTGTTCTCACTCTATTCCATTTTGATAGTTGCACTTCAAAGTAAGAACAATAGCATCCTCATCTAACTCTCTTTGAATACTTCattattttcttttttgttgGTAATTCAGTAGGAATGAAATCTAGATGATTTTTTGTATAATTTTGTTGGCTAGTTAGTGCTTTTTTTTTCTAGTTCCTTAGCTGTGGTTAAAACACATGCTATATGTTATCCTATGTGATGAACTTTGTTTTGATTTTGCCTAACGTGACATTGGGGCATGGCGCATGCCTACAATACATACAAAACCTGTTGCCTAACAACCATGTAAACATGCTATTTGTTCTACTGCCTTTTTTATTCACCGTGGTTGTTATTACAGCTTTCGCATCTTGATGGCTGAATCCTGCTTAATTCACTGCGACCAGCCGTAACTATAAATCATTAATGTACTCTCATCAAATTTACTTCTATTTGCCATTATTTTTCTACAAATGGCAGGGGCTTTTGATAAAATTGTCTTACACTAATTTTAATCTGCACCATTCAATGACAGCAGCACAACTCCCTGTATTTGTTCCCTGCTTATTGAATGCTTAAGTTGAGAGTTATAATCCTTCTATTCTAACTTCCACAAGTGAAACACACCCAGGCATATTTTTTTTGACTTCTTAACATGTTGTCTGGAGTGAAGTGGTAGTTTTTGCTTCCTCTAATGTATATTCTGCTTTCTCGCAGGAAGACATTGATGCTTTTCTACATGTGCCAGTGTGGATTTTATGTCTACAGCATTGGTGCTCTTGTTGCTTGGGAAACCCGCAGAAAGGATTTTGCTGTAATGATGTCCCATCATGTAATAACATCTACTCTAATTGGAGTTTCATATCTGACCGGGTAAATCATTTTTTGATCACCTAATGATGTATTTTCACTTCACAACAATTTCATTCTCTTATATTCTGGTGTTAGATATTTATGGTCAACTGGTCATATTGTGAGTCTTATGAGGCAATAGTTTGATTGATTAGTCTAAAACTTCTGCAAGAACAAGGATGTACTGAACTTAGATAATTGTACATATCTTTTGAGTAGTCGCTTTTTCTAGATAGAGTGGGAAAAGAGTGGTAGTTTGGTTCCTTGGAATGTATTGATAAACAGTTGGATCTAAGATTACACATAAATAGAAAGGTGGCATCGGTTGATCTTGATATCTCAGTTCCGGTCCTTAATTTGACCACTCACCCCAAAAAATAACTGTGTCAGCTATTATTGCACATTTATTTTTATGAAAATTTGTGTCTTTGCTAGGCACATGTTATTTACCAGTTTTCCTTCCACCTCATTTTCTTTTGACTCTGCAGTTCCATTGGGCATAGGTATTGCCATTTTAAGACAGCTAAAGTTATGGTCTCTTGCAGATTTTTCCGAATTGGGATCATCATTCTCGCCCTGCATGATGCAAGTGATGTATTTCTTGAGACTGCCAAATTGTGCAAGTACACGGAAAAAGAGCTGGGTGCTAGCTTGTTTTTCGGTCTCTTTGCTACCTCCTGGCTTCTATTGCGTCTGATTTACTTTCCATTTTGGATAATCAAAACCTCTAGGTTTGTTTAATGTTTTCATGATAACTTTTTGTTTTTTTGTTACCTTGTGGTCTTAAGACTTACTTTTGTTGCCCTTGCAATGCCAGCTATCATTCCATCACATTCTTGAGGAAGCTGGATGAATTCCCTACAACTCTGTACTACATCTTCAATACGATGCTTCTCACATTGCTTGTGTTCCATGTGTACTGGGGGAAACTCATATGTTTGATGATAATGAGACAATTGAATAATAAGGGACAAGTTACAGATGATGTTCGATCTGGTAAAGTATTTTTCTTTGGAATTACTCAAGTGGTTGGCTTGCTTTCAGCCTTGAATCATGGATATTATTTTTGGCACATATTACTTGCAACAACAGAGccttgcatttatttatttattattaTTTAGGTTAAAGAAATAGAGGATGCCATTATGGCATGTGTGTTAATGGCAAGTCCTGCATTTCTATTTCAGATTGCCTTCTGGCAAATGGATTGGCACATATTTTAGGAGCTCTCCTGTCGCAGTAGCATGCATATTTGAACTTTCATTGGACCATAGACTCTAGTGGCAAAGGCATCAAATTAGTTCTAATGAATTAACTTATTTCATTTTGTTATAATGCAGATTCCGAGGACGACGAGTAATAGGGAGAATCATTCTTTGACATCTGCAATGTGTCATTTCTTCGCTGATACTTTTCTATGCCTGCTTCCAGAATAGATTGTTTTGGTCTTGGCAAGTTCGGGGCACGGATAGGAAAGTTGATCTCTGTATATTGCCTTGTGATATGAAACGTGGCTAGACGAGAATGGAACAGGTCCTATACATGACGGGTATAGCTAGCATCTTACTTGAAGGTTCCTTCACAAATTTTTGGTTCACCTTTTTTGATATGGGAAAAGACATGAGAGGGTGTGCACCGTAGCTTTTTTCCCGAAGCTTACGGAACCCCTCTGTACCATGTTCAGTATACTTCACCTGTGAGTAGATTTAGTTCTAATTCATGAATAAATTGATTCTTTTGGTCGGGAGTAAATCTCACTTGTATCTTAATGATATGATGTGATGTGAAATGAGCTTTATGCAGCTGTACAATTTTTTTTAACAGCGTAATCTGAATGTTCTAGTTGGACGCAGTTCCCATCTAAGAATATGCATTATCCCTCTTCTATGCAATAGGATAGAAATATGGTTTAGATTTTCCCC from Panicum hallii strain FIL2 chromosome 9, PHallii_v3.1, whole genome shotgun sequence includes:
- the LOC112877993 gene encoding ASC1-like protein 3, translating into MVGVSGAEAVSVAVLFSFAFICARFLLDSLVYKPLAVYLFNTKASKLMNDEARQAKIVKFSESIWKLTYYASVQAWVLMIIKQEPWSLDTMQYFDGWPNQPIPKTLMLFYMCQCGFYVYSIGALVAWETRRKDFAVMMSHHVITSTLIGVSYLTGFFRIGIIILALHDASDVFLETAKLCKYTEKELGASLFFGLFATSWLLLRLIYFPFWIIKTSSYHSITFLRKLDEFPTTLYYIFNTMLLTLLVFHVYWGKLICLMIMRQLNNKGQVTDDVRSDSEDDE